In uncultured Desulfuromusa sp., a genomic segment contains:
- a CDS encoding ATP-binding protein, which yields MSFLNLGSIRKNLALLVIITALPAIAILFYSGMEERKRSISQTKKEVALIAHAMAQTQKNATLSAHEILATIALTTDFQFLDTKAVSAIFKKFLQNNPVYKNIVLIDLDGNVVAAGFPFEEVSLADRKHFQEALKTKDFSAGEFITTRIGNSSSAFPFAYPVLDSAGNVVAVLSVAVNLAGFVELYQQARLPKDSYVAVTDHKGIRLLYYPEKSATNPIGEAIKPNVWKIARDAQEPGIIVSSGSDGTDRINAYEQVRLNDNDNPYMYVWAGVPEEFILTPANTILKRNLFLLLLATLGSLLVAWRIGKGTFINPINRLMNMNSEFAKGNLEKRIEQDDKIYEFRQLAESFYAMTEALSLSREGLQESEATFRRLFEESSDPILLLDNSVVCVECNQAALDLLKMTKEQLIHLPISKFSPELQPDGRSSALISTEMGALAYKKGLHRFDWTCVNADGSEFIVDVSLMPIMFRGERMLHMTWRDITDRKRIEKERLELESQLRQKHKMEAVGYMAGGMAHNFNNNLSIILGNVELSQLKVQDPTVQNLLKNAKIGIMRSRDLISKIITYSRKGIHNKSSIQLLSIVDETIALLRSTLPATINLQKVTSPACASYCIVADASQIQEVLINLSNNAVQAMNEKGNLIISLELVAFGEKDIPAQYEAVPGTYAKLSVQDSGCGIPAEIVDKVFDPFFTTKEDYEGAGMGLATVQGIVAQHGGIIKVNSIPNQGTVFDLYFPIVKNVATELKSVNAKMPKGTEKILFVDDNEILATLGENILSEAGYQITVMTDSKDALNLLSANPDLFDLVITDQTMPDLTGIELIREIKKIKPGLRSIIITGYSTAINADAAKQQGIDAFCMKPLNMPEFLQTVRQVLDIKEKRFL from the coding sequence TTGAGTTTTTTAAATCTGGGATCAATACGTAAAAACTTAGCTTTGCTTGTCATTATCACTGCTTTGCCTGCCATAGCAATCCTTTTTTATTCTGGAATGGAAGAGCGGAAAAGATCCATTAGCCAAACGAAAAAAGAGGTTGCCCTGATAGCACATGCTATGGCTCAAACGCAGAAAAACGCCACCCTCTCAGCCCATGAAATTTTAGCGACAATTGCCCTGACAACTGATTTTCAGTTCCTTGATACCAAAGCTGTCAGTGCCATCTTCAAAAAATTTCTGCAAAATAATCCCGTTTATAAAAATATTGTCCTCATTGATTTGGATGGAAACGTTGTGGCCGCCGGCTTTCCCTTTGAAGAGGTCAGCCTTGCTGATCGGAAGCATTTTCAAGAGGCATTGAAAACGAAAGATTTTTCTGCCGGTGAGTTTATTACAACCCGGATTGGCAATTCGTCTTCAGCTTTCCCCTTCGCCTATCCCGTTCTTGACTCAGCGGGAAACGTAGTCGCTGTTTTATCCGTGGCAGTAAATCTGGCAGGATTTGTAGAGCTATATCAGCAAGCGCGTCTCCCGAAAGACTCCTATGTTGCCGTTACCGATCATAAGGGGATTCGCTTGCTTTATTATCCTGAAAAATCAGCAACCAACCCTATTGGTGAAGCTATCAAACCCAATGTTTGGAAAATTGCCAGAGATGCGCAAGAACCGGGGATTATCGTATCTTCAGGTTCTGATGGAACAGATCGGATCAATGCTTATGAACAAGTTCGCCTTAACGATAACGACAACCCCTATATGTATGTCTGGGCAGGTGTGCCGGAAGAATTTATTCTTACTCCAGCTAATACCATTCTGAAGAGAAACTTGTTTCTCTTGCTGTTGGCCACACTGGGATCACTTTTGGTCGCCTGGAGAATTGGCAAAGGGACTTTCATTAATCCCATAAATCGATTGATGAATATGAACAGTGAATTTGCCAAGGGAAATCTTGAAAAACGCATCGAACAGGATGATAAAATTTATGAGTTCAGACAACTGGCAGAATCTTTTTACGCTATGACAGAGGCTTTGTCGCTGAGTCGGGAAGGGTTGCAAGAGAGTGAGGCCACATTCAGAAGACTGTTTGAGGAATCGTCTGATCCCATTCTCTTGCTTGACAATTCCGTGGTGTGTGTAGAATGCAACCAAGCCGCTCTTGATCTTCTTAAAATGACAAAAGAACAACTTATTCATCTGCCAATCTCCAAATTTTCTCCTGAGCTTCAACCTGACGGGCGGAGCTCTGCTCTGATTTCTACTGAAATGGGCGCGTTAGCTTATAAAAAGGGGCTGCATCGATTTGACTGGACCTGTGTCAATGCAGACGGAAGTGAATTCATTGTTGACGTGTCTCTTATGCCAATCATGTTCAGGGGAGAGAGAATGCTTCACATGACGTGGCGTGATATCACTGATCGCAAAAGGATTGAAAAGGAACGTCTTGAACTGGAATCTCAGTTGCGGCAGAAACACAAAATGGAAGCAGTCGGTTATATGGCCGGGGGGATGGCTCATAATTTCAACAATAACCTCTCAATTATTCTTGGAAATGTTGAATTGTCACAGCTTAAAGTTCAAGATCCCACGGTTCAAAATTTGCTGAAAAACGCTAAAATCGGGATCATGCGATCCCGTGATCTTATCAGCAAAATCATCACCTACAGTCGCAAAGGTATACACAATAAATCCTCGATACAACTGCTCAGCATTGTTGATGAGACCATCGCTTTATTACGCTCTACATTGCCCGCAACCATCAATTTGCAGAAGGTTACCAGCCCAGCATGTGCCTCATACTGCATTGTTGCTGATGCTTCACAGATTCAGGAAGTGTTGATCAATCTCAGTAATAACGCTGTTCAGGCTATGAATGAAAAAGGAAATCTCATCATATCTTTGGAACTTGTCGCTTTTGGGGAGAAAGATATTCCCGCTCAGTACGAAGCAGTCCCTGGAACTTATGCCAAGCTGAGTGTTCAAGATTCCGGCTGTGGTATCCCGGCCGAGATAGTGGATAAGGTTTTTGATCCTTTTTTTACAACCAAAGAGGATTATGAAGGTGCCGGCATGGGACTTGCGACGGTGCAGGGAATTGTTGCCCAACATGGTGGCATTATCAAAGTCAACAGCATTCCCAATCAGGGGACGGTGTTTGATCTCTATTTTCCCATTGTTAAAAATGTGGCTACGGAACTGAAATCAGTCAATGCAAAGATGCCCAAAGGAACAGAAAAGATCCTTTTTGTTGATGATAATGAAATACTCGCCACCCTTGGAGAGAATATCCTCTCTGAAGCGGGTTATCAGATCACGGTGATGACCGACAGCAAAGACGCTTTAAACCTGTTGTCAGCCAACCCCGATCTTTTTGATCTGGTGATTACAGATCAGACCATGCCTGACTTAACCGGTATAGAATTGATTCGCGAGATCAAAAAGATCAAGCCCGGCTTGAGGTCTATCATCATCACCGGCTACAGCACTGCGATCAACGCAGATGCAGCCAAACAGCAGGGCATTGATGCCTTCTGCATGAAACCATTAAATATGCCTGAGTTTTTGCAGACAGTGAGACAAGTGTTGGATATCAAAGAGAAGAGGTTCTTATGA